A single region of the Paraburkholderia sprentiae WSM5005 genome encodes:
- a CDS encoding EAL domain-containing protein: MSMIELDPPGFQPPRPMAGDEGSRRTVLYGGYTVFSVFQPVFSVSHRRAIGYHASLRVHDEHDKQVPSHEVFTQAARRGDLLELGRLAESLHLGNFNAFDSHDEWLFLSLHPAALMDTSYGDALLAGLKTLGLPPQRVVLEVSEQAGGETTRFAEVVDSLRKSGFLIALDGFGAKHSNIDRVWNLRPDIVTLDRCILAQASEHSHIERVLPGLVSLLHESGQLVLMGGLSTERDALIALECNVDFVQGAFFAGPSVDPVKPQVAARLMDSLSASLRERVAAREKAQSARLAPYVTALEAAAAQLIAGEPIAQASAPLLALGETARCFLLDGSGRQIGDNVLPPGRTSQRAKRFSPLLHSEGASWERRPYFIQAMRQPGRVHLTPPYLSINEAHLCVTASIAAHTSHGTQVLCVDINWEVAAHRN; encoded by the coding sequence ATGAGCATGATCGAACTCGATCCTCCCGGCTTCCAGCCACCACGCCCGATGGCCGGCGACGAAGGCTCCCGGCGTACCGTTCTGTATGGTGGCTACACCGTTTTCAGCGTGTTTCAGCCGGTCTTCTCGGTATCGCACCGGCGAGCGATCGGATATCACGCATCGCTGCGCGTTCATGACGAGCATGACAAACAGGTGCCCTCGCACGAAGTCTTTACGCAGGCCGCGCGACGCGGCGATCTGCTCGAACTCGGCCGGCTGGCCGAATCGCTGCACCTCGGCAACTTCAACGCGTTTGACAGCCACGACGAATGGCTCTTCCTCAGCCTGCATCCCGCCGCACTGATGGACACCAGTTACGGTGACGCGCTGCTTGCCGGCTTGAAGACGCTTGGCCTGCCGCCGCAACGCGTGGTGCTCGAAGTATCCGAACAGGCCGGCGGCGAGACCACGCGCTTTGCCGAAGTCGTCGATTCGCTGCGCAAGTCCGGTTTCCTGATCGCGCTCGACGGCTTTGGCGCCAAGCATTCGAACATCGACCGAGTGTGGAATCTGCGGCCGGACATCGTCACGCTGGACCGCTGCATCCTCGCGCAAGCGAGTGAACACTCGCACATCGAGCGCGTTTTGCCGGGCCTCGTCTCTCTGCTGCACGAGTCCGGGCAACTGGTGCTGATGGGCGGTCTGAGCACCGAGCGCGACGCGCTGATCGCGCTCGAATGCAACGTCGACTTCGTCCAGGGCGCCTTTTTCGCGGGCCCGAGCGTTGACCCCGTCAAGCCGCAAGTCGCAGCACGTCTGATGGATTCGCTCTCCGCCTCGCTGCGCGAACGCGTCGCCGCTCGAGAGAAAGCGCAGTCCGCGCGGCTCGCACCGTATGTCACGGCGCTCGAGGCCGCCGCCGCGCAGTTGATCGCCGGGGAACCGATCGCGCAGGCGAGCGCGCCTTTGCTCGCGCTGGGAGAAACGGCGCGCTGCTTTCTCCTGGATGGTTCGGGCCGGCAGATCGGCGACAACGTGCTGCCGCCGGGCCGCACCTCGCAACGCGCAAAGCGCTTCAGCCCCCTGCTGCATTCCGAAGGCGCGAGTTGGGAACGCCGCCCGTACTTCATTCAGGCGATGCGTCAACCGGGGCGTGTTCATCTGACGCCGCCGTATCTGTCGATCAACGAAGCGCACCTGTGCGTCACTGCCTCGATTGCCGCGCATACGTCGCATGGTACGCAGGTGCTATGCGTCGACATCAACTGGGAAGTCGCGGCTCACCGTAACTGA